A genomic stretch from Bordetella sp. N includes:
- a CDS encoding M14 family metallopeptidase, which produces MGIIGNFLAEQAGPARQVGTLAVGSMASGMAVGLPYVAVRGARPGKTLWLHGQVHGDEINGMVAALRFANGLDPAAMSGNVVVTPTGNPQALDSRRKRNPYDDLDLDQCYPGSAGGLISERLAHALFAEIRDTASFVINLHTMNPLFNSKAYAVYKLHPGSGVEEQELLRAIALFEPNVACRMDVGGKGELPGNIAGALDYQCLAAGIPAFMVELGGGSRYEAHNVALAERGFARLAGHLGILEGGAGYSVPTVRRVTRRGWITFKQGGLFVPEVEAGATLKAGSVLGASMNLHGEPLETIRLANDGIVIGLRGDPVIHTGERAAFMAHEWDEFSLA; this is translated from the coding sequence CGGTCGGCCTGCCCTATGTCGCCGTGCGCGGCGCGCGGCCAGGCAAGACGCTGTGGCTGCATGGCCAGGTCCATGGCGACGAGATCAACGGCATGGTGGCGGCGCTGCGCTTCGCCAATGGCCTGGATCCCGCGGCCATGAGCGGCAACGTCGTGGTCACGCCGACCGGCAATCCGCAGGCGCTGGACAGTCGTCGCAAGCGCAATCCCTATGACGACCTGGATCTCGACCAATGCTATCCGGGCAGCGCCGGCGGCTTGATCTCGGAGCGGCTGGCGCATGCCCTGTTCGCCGAGATCCGCGATACGGCCAGTTTCGTCATCAACCTGCACACCATGAATCCGCTGTTCAATTCCAAGGCCTACGCGGTGTACAAGCTGCATCCGGGTAGCGGGGTCGAAGAGCAGGAACTGCTGCGCGCCATCGCGCTGTTCGAGCCCAACGTCGCCTGCCGGATGGACGTGGGCGGCAAGGGCGAACTGCCCGGCAACATCGCCGGCGCGCTCGACTACCAATGCCTGGCGGCGGGCATCCCCGCCTTCATGGTGGAGCTGGGCGGCGGCAGCCGCTATGAAGCCCACAACGTGGCGTTGGCCGAACGCGGCTTCGCCCGCCTGGCGGGGCACCTGGGCATCCTGGAAGGCGGGGCAGGCTACAGCGTGCCGACCGTGCGCCGCGTGACCCGGCGCGGCTGGATCACCTTCAAGCAGGGCGGGCTGTTCGTGCCGGAAGTCGAGGCCGGCGCCACGTTGAAGGCCGGCAGCGTGCTGGGCGCGTCGATGAACCTGCACGGGGAACCCCTGGAGACCATCCGCCTGGCCAACGACGGCATCGTCATCGGCTTGCGCGGCGATCCCGTCATTCATACGGGCGAACGGGCGGCTTTCATGGCCCATGAGTGGGACGAATTCAGCTTGGCCTGA
- the katG gene encoding catalase/peroxidase HPI has product MTNEAKCPFNHAAGGGTTNRDWWPKQLRLDLLNQHSSKSNPLDPNFNYAEAFKSLDLAAVKKDLAALMTDSQDWWPADFGHYGGLFIRMAWHSAGTYRIGDGRGGAGRGQQRFAPLNSWPDNVSLDKARRLLWPIKQKYGQKISWADLLILTGNVALETMGFKTFGFAGGREDSWEPDLDVYWGNEKTWLGGDVRYGKGAAGRDADDEGVLVADAEMHGQEESRNDDRRLENPLAAVQMGLIYVNPEGPDGNPDPVAAAHDIRETFGRMAMNDEETVALIAGGHTFGKTHGAGPADNVGAEPEAADLELQGLGWHNKFGSGKGGDTITSGLEVTWTSTPTQWGMGFFNNLFGHEWELTKSPAGAHQWVAKNAKADIPHAHDSSKKLLPTMLTTDLSLRLDPAYEKISRRFMANPEEFADAFARAWFKLTHRDMGPRARYLGPEVPAEELVWQDPVPAVDHPLVDAKDIAALKQKIAATKLSVPELVSTAWASASTFRGSDKRGGANGARIRLAPQKDWEVNQPARLAKVLAALEGVQKDFNASASGGKKISLADLIVLAGCTGVEQAAEKAGHRVTVPFTPGRTDASQDQTDVESINAMQPAADGFRNYVHARVRIPAEHLLIDRAQLLTLTAPEMTVLFGGLRVLDVHTGAETHGVFTDRPGALSNDFFRNLLDMGTAWQPTKSPARDVFEGKDRKTGRAKWTGTRVDLVFGADSRLRALSEVYGSADAEKKFVDDFVKAWDKVMNLDRFDLA; this is encoded by the coding sequence ATGACAAACGAAGCGAAGTGTCCATTCAATCATGCCGCCGGTGGCGGCACGACCAACCGCGATTGGTGGCCCAAGCAGCTGCGACTGGATCTGCTCAACCAGCACTCCAGCAAATCCAATCCGTTGGACCCGAATTTCAACTATGCCGAGGCCTTCAAGAGCCTGGATCTGGCGGCCGTGAAGAAGGACCTCGCGGCCCTGATGACCGACTCGCAGGATTGGTGGCCGGCTGACTTCGGCCACTACGGCGGCCTGTTCATCCGCATGGCCTGGCACAGTGCCGGTACCTATCGCATCGGCGACGGCCGCGGCGGCGCGGGCCGCGGTCAGCAGCGCTTCGCGCCGCTCAACAGCTGGCCCGACAACGTCAGCCTGGACAAGGCGCGCCGCCTGCTGTGGCCCATCAAGCAAAAGTACGGCCAGAAGATCTCGTGGGCCGATCTTTTGATTCTGACGGGCAACGTGGCGCTGGAAACCATGGGCTTCAAGACCTTCGGTTTCGCCGGCGGCCGCGAGGACAGCTGGGAACCGGACCTGGACGTCTACTGGGGTAACGAGAAGACTTGGCTAGGCGGCGATGTCCGCTACGGCAAGGGCGCGGCGGGACGTGACGCCGACGACGAAGGCGTGCTGGTCGCCGACGCTGAAATGCATGGCCAGGAGGAGAGCCGCAACGACGACCGTCGTTTGGAAAATCCGCTGGCTGCCGTGCAGATGGGCCTGATCTACGTCAACCCGGAAGGCCCGGACGGCAATCCCGACCCGGTCGCGGCGGCGCACGACATCCGCGAAACCTTCGGCCGCATGGCGATGAACGACGAAGAGACCGTGGCCCTGATCGCCGGCGGCCATACCTTCGGCAAGACGCACGGCGCGGGTCCGGCTGACAACGTCGGCGCCGAACCCGAAGCGGCCGACCTGGAATTGCAGGGCCTGGGCTGGCACAACAAGTTCGGTTCCGGCAAGGGCGGCGACACCATCACCAGCGGCCTCGAAGTCACCTGGACGTCGACCCCCACGCAATGGGGCATGGGCTTTTTCAACAATCTTTTCGGCCATGAGTGGGAGCTAACCAAGAGCCCGGCCGGCGCGCACCAGTGGGTGGCCAAGAACGCCAAGGCCGATATCCCGCACGCGCACGATTCGTCGAAGAAGCTGTTGCCGACGATGCTGACCACCGACCTGTCGCTGCGCCTGGACCCGGCCTACGAGAAGATCTCGCGCCGTTTCATGGCCAATCCGGAAGAATTCGCGGATGCCTTCGCGCGCGCCTGGTTCAAGCTGACCCATCGCGACATGGGCCCACGTGCCCGCTATCTGGGTCCGGAAGTGCCCGCCGAGGAATTGGTCTGGCAGGATCCCGTCCCCGCCGTGGATCATCCGCTGGTCGACGCAAAGGACATCGCCGCGCTGAAACAGAAGATCGCCGCCACCAAGCTGTCCGTGCCTGAACTGGTGTCGACGGCATGGGCTTCGGCGTCCACCTTCCGCGGCTCGGACAAGCGGGGCGGCGCCAATGGGGCGCGTATCCGCCTGGCGCCGCAGAAGGACTGGGAAGTGAACCAGCCGGCCCGTCTGGCCAAGGTGCTGGCGGCTTTGGAAGGCGTGCAGAAGGATTTCAATGCCTCGGCTTCCGGCGGCAAGAAAATCTCCCTGGCTGACCTGATCGTGCTGGCGGGCTGTACGGGCGTCGAGCAGGCGGCCGAAAAGGCCGGCCATCGCGTGACCGTGCCGTTCACGCCCGGGCGCACCGATGCCTCGCAGGACCAGACCGACGTCGAGTCCATCAACGCCATGCAGCCGGCTGCCGATGGCTTCCGCAACTACGTGCATGCGCGTGTGCGGATTCCGGCCGAGCATCTGTTGATCGATCGCGCGCAGTTGCTGACGCTGACGGCGCCCGAGATGACGGTGCTGTTCGGTGGCCTGCGCGTGCTCGACGTCCATACGGGCGCCGAAACGCATGGCGTGTTCACGGACCGGCCCGGCGCCTTGTCCAATGACTTCTTTCGCAATCTGTTGGACATGGGCACGGCCTGGCAGCCGACCAAGTCGCCGGCGCGCGACGTCTTCGAAGGCAAGGACCGCAAGACGGGCCGGGCCAAGTGGACCGGCACTCGCGTCGACCTGGTCTTCGGTGCCGACTCCCGTCTGCGGGCGCTGAGCGAGGTGTATGGCAGCGCGGACGCCGAGAAGAAGTTCGTCGACGACTTCGTCAAGGCATGGGACAAAGTGATGAACCTGGACAGGTTCGATCTGGCCTGA
- a CDS encoding DUF4153 domain-containing protein codes for MQASTPRAPSTAADSKRIFYVRLLTAAIQAALLYALLRTAPGPDAIKNAWQTAQPQLYIPLLLAAVYAPLALLLGAGQMRVRPLILWTVLVALAAAGLGYHDALRGTVDGYSPGHALPAPWFRLWLILSAAGFVGHVLMTDRFGHERDTQRDTQLEPALAGVTTAAPPAGPLGAYARHFNTAWRIGLQLALAVVFLGVFWLVLYLGATLFRTIGLPAPYRIIQTLGFALPASTLAIAVAIHVTSIQASLIRGIRLLVLTLFSWLLPLMAAIVAAFLVGLLVQSVEPLWKTRYAGSLLLSSATLMVFLINACYQDGSPGQEGNRLRRWAAMLGAVELLPLVGLAIWALQLRVRQYGWSVDRIVAAAVCVMGAWYAIGYTASLIRPRGWMKRLEATNVSAAYLFLILVAALFSPVADPARLMVANQIARLNDGRADADKFDYPALYLDGGRWGVAALKDLSDNGSDIIKERAKKALVMYDRDRDYEYTYKEPDAAVLARTVDVLPAGRNLPDAFLKKEFWSQSLWGVPKCGEERQQGQARCTARFLDLKPGEPEFLLFVDGSIRLLFQPDAQGVWALVGNLEYANYCDNDRDRIERTNIDIQAVAPLLPDLMVGGDQRLRIIPRERSCPSTKARDAQ; via the coding sequence ATGCAGGCCAGTACCCCGCGCGCGCCGTCGACCGCCGCTGACTCCAAGCGGATCTTCTACGTTCGCCTGCTGACGGCGGCCATCCAGGCCGCCCTGCTCTACGCACTCTTGCGCACGGCCCCCGGCCCTGACGCCATCAAGAACGCCTGGCAGACCGCGCAGCCCCAGCTCTACATCCCGCTGTTGCTCGCCGCCGTGTATGCCCCGCTCGCCCTGCTGCTTGGCGCGGGACAGATGCGGGTGCGGCCCTTGATCCTGTGGACCGTGCTGGTGGCGCTGGCCGCCGCCGGCCTCGGCTATCACGACGCCCTGCGCGGCACCGTGGACGGCTACAGTCCCGGCCACGCCCTGCCTGCGCCCTGGTTCCGCCTGTGGCTGATTCTGTCAGCTGCCGGCTTCGTCGGCCATGTCCTGATGACCGATCGCTTCGGCCATGAGCGGGATACGCAACGGGATACGCAACTCGAACCCGCACTGGCGGGCGTAACGACCGCGGCACCGCCCGCCGGCCCCCTCGGCGCCTACGCGCGCCACTTCAACACGGCCTGGCGCATCGGCCTGCAACTGGCACTGGCCGTGGTTTTCCTGGGCGTGTTCTGGCTGGTGCTGTATCTGGGTGCCACGCTGTTCCGCACCATCGGCCTGCCGGCCCCCTACCGCATCATCCAGACCCTGGGCTTCGCCCTGCCTGCCAGCACGCTGGCCATCGCCGTCGCGATACATGTGACGTCGATCCAGGCCTCGCTGATCCGCGGCATCCGCCTGCTGGTGCTGACCCTGTTCTCGTGGCTGCTGCCCCTCATGGCCGCCATCGTGGCCGCGTTCCTGGTCGGCCTGCTGGTTCAATCCGTCGAACCGCTGTGGAAAACGCGCTACGCGGGTTCGCTGCTGCTGAGCTCAGCCACCCTGATGGTGTTCCTGATCAATGCCTGCTACCAGGACGGCTCGCCCGGCCAGGAAGGCAACCGCCTGCGCCGCTGGGCCGCCATGCTGGGCGCGGTGGAACTGCTGCCCCTGGTGGGCCTGGCCATATGGGCGCTGCAGTTGCGCGTGCGCCAGTATGGCTGGAGCGTGGACCGCATCGTGGCCGCCGCCGTGTGCGTGATGGGCGCCTGGTATGCCATCGGCTATACCGCCTCCCTCATCCGCCCCCGTGGCTGGATGAAGCGCCTGGAAGCGACCAACGTCAGCGCGGCCTATCTGTTTCTGATCCTGGTGGCGGCATTGTTCTCGCCGGTGGCCGATCCCGCCCGCCTGATGGTCGCCAACCAGATCGCACGCCTGAACGACGGCCGCGCGGATGCCGACAAATTCGACTACCCCGCGCTTTATCTCGACGGTGGCCGCTGGGGCGTGGCGGCATTGAAAGACCTGAGCGACAACGGCAGCGACATCATCAAGGAGCGGGCCAAGAAGGCGCTGGTGATGTACGACCGTGACCGCGACTACGAATACACCTATAAGGAACCCGACGCCGCGGTACTGGCCAGGACCGTCGATGTGCTGCCCGCCGGCCGCAACTTGCCGGACGCATTCCTGAAAAAGGAATTCTGGAGCCAATCGCTTTGGGGCGTGCCCAAATGCGGCGAGGAGCGGCAGCAAGGCCAGGCCCGCTGCACGGCGCGCTTCCTCGACCTGAAACCGGGCGAGCCCGAATTCCTGCTCTTCGTGGACGGCAGCATCCGTCTGCTGTTCCAGCCCGACGCGCAGGGAGTATGGGCACTGGTCGGCAACCTCGAATACGCCAACTACTGCGACAACGATCGCGATCGGATCGAGCGGACCAATATCGACATCCAGGCCGTGGCGCCCCTCCTGCCGGACCTCATGGTCGGCGGCGACCAGCGCCTGCGCATCATCCCGCGCGAACGATCCTGCCCCAGCACCAAAGCCCGCGACGCGCAATAA
- a CDS encoding methyl-accepting chemotaxis protein: MPANALTLSHCATSVMTLRFNSVRTQLTTAFSFLLVIIVAMSILAIYALHDATEAFSSFVHGIDARKSVAEEIRGAILRRDLAMRDLVLAGTPSQVNEAAERVRQTDNEANRLVRQLKDMAVHASDASATTIEKIEAVERVEAKYSPLARRIAELGAARQHDEALRSIDEQGRPALASVLQALDDYASYTRDRSQHLLAQYEQDDRTDRNIILTLAAISLIGALLLSIRITGNILKSLGAEPTTLKAIAARVAQGDLRPIREVAAAKPGSVLASMGDMQSNLIARLTAVAAAARQIEMSSTQIAASNTDLSTRTEAQAGSLEETAAALAQLSASVTQTAENAMHASVLVDGVDEAISQSTRMIEAVRTQMDQISASSGKMGDIIGTIDSIAFQTNILALNAAVEAARAGGHGKGFAVVASEVRALAQRSSASAKEIRKLIDESVEQIRRGGNVAKDAETAMGHMTANAGKVGLTIKEIAHASVEQSEGIAQINLAVSQIDSATQSNAALVETTASASSALQLEAQNQSAAVGYFKFDEADNVQKAADSAPTPALQARRIPQLSYARAGL; the protein is encoded by the coding sequence GTGCCGGCAAATGCCCTCACACTTTCTCACTGCGCGACCTCGGTTATGACCCTCAGATTCAACTCAGTACGCACGCAGCTGACAACGGCTTTCAGTTTCTTGCTGGTGATTATCGTGGCGATGTCCATCCTCGCCATTTACGCGTTGCACGACGCCACTGAAGCCTTTTCCAGCTTCGTGCATGGCATCGACGCCCGCAAGTCAGTCGCGGAAGAAATACGAGGGGCTATCCTGCGCCGCGATCTTGCCATGCGGGATCTCGTTCTTGCCGGTACACCAAGCCAGGTGAATGAGGCCGCCGAGCGCGTTCGTCAAACCGACAACGAGGCAAACCGCCTGGTGCGACAGCTGAAAGACATGGCGGTCCATGCCAGCGACGCCTCCGCCACGACGATAGAAAAGATCGAAGCGGTCGAAAGAGTCGAGGCGAAATACAGCCCGCTCGCGCGGCGCATCGCCGAGCTGGGCGCGGCGCGCCAGCACGACGAAGCCTTGCGATCGATCGACGAACAGGGCCGGCCAGCCCTTGCGTCCGTGCTGCAAGCGCTGGATGACTATGCCTCGTACACCCGCGACAGATCGCAGCATCTGCTCGCGCAATACGAGCAGGACGATCGCACGGACCGCAACATCATCCTCACGCTAGCGGCGATTTCCTTGATCGGCGCATTGCTGCTCTCGATCAGGATCACCGGCAATATCCTGAAGTCCCTGGGGGCCGAACCCACCACCTTGAAAGCGATCGCTGCCCGCGTCGCCCAGGGCGACCTGCGTCCGATACGGGAAGTCGCCGCCGCCAAGCCCGGCAGCGTGCTGGCGTCCATGGGAGACATGCAGTCCAACCTGATTGCGCGCTTGACCGCGGTTGCTGCCGCGGCCAGGCAGATCGAAATGTCTTCCACGCAAATCGCTGCGAGCAATACAGATCTCTCGACCAGGACGGAAGCCCAGGCCGGGTCTCTGGAGGAGACCGCCGCGGCCCTGGCCCAGCTCTCCGCGAGCGTCACGCAAACCGCGGAAAACGCCATGCACGCAAGCGTGTTGGTGGATGGCGTGGACGAAGCGATCTCGCAAAGTACCCGCATGATCGAAGCCGTGCGCACGCAGATGGACCAGATCAGCGCATCGTCCGGCAAGATGGGTGACATCATCGGCACGATCGATTCGATCGCGTTCCAGACCAACATTCTTGCGCTCAACGCCGCCGTGGAAGCGGCCAGGGCGGGCGGCCATGGCAAGGGGTTTGCCGTCGTTGCCAGCGAAGTGCGGGCGCTCGCGCAGCGCAGTTCGGCGTCCGCGAAAGAAATCAGGAAACTCATCGACGAATCGGTCGAGCAGATACGCCGCGGCGGAAACGTGGCGAAAGACGCCGAGACCGCCATGGGCCACATGACGGCCAATGCCGGCAAGGTCGGCTTGACGATCAAGGAAATCGCGCATGCGAGCGTGGAGCAGAGCGAGGGCATCGCGCAAATCAACCTGGCGGTGAGCCAGATAGACAGCGCCACCCAGAGCAATGCCGCGCTGGTCGAAACGACCGCATCCGCGTCGTCGGCGCTGCAACTCGAAGCGCAGAACCAGAGCGCCGCTGTGGGCTATTTCAAGTTCGACGAAGCCGACAACGTTCAGAAAGCGGCCGACAGCGCGCCGACCCCGGCGCTGCAAGCCCGACGCATCCCGCAATTGTCCTACGCTCGCGCGGGGCTCTAA